The window ataaaaggaggaaagacGGCAGTTTGTACCAGGAAATGGATATTACTGAAATGTAGTTGTGTGAACACAAGAAGTTTtgtctgaaaatgaattttcatgccttaaatgttacagaaataaTTGATTATTAGTTCAGCATCAGCAGAGTAAATAGTAATCGTTAGAAACTCCACTAACCTCTCAGGACCGAGAAAATGAAGCTCTTGACATATTTTTATCACAGTAAATATCCAAGTTTACTGATTGTTCCATAGATAAAATAGATAGTCTACTCTAATCCATAGATTAGGAATGAATATATacactagaggaaaaaaaaaattactcagatATAGCTTCAGTGCCTGTGTGAGCTTCCTTGAGCACaaaaattttatatttattgtgTTTCTCTTTCAACCAAAACTAATTTGAAGTAGTAGATAATCATTTATTGATATAATTGTCAATTTCAGGCAGCATTTAGCACATTACTACTCTTAGATGACAGACTAAAttcttcctcttgctctttTCAACCAGTGTGTGAACATCAAATCCTTGGTATCACATGAGGTACCTGAGACTGCTTGGTTTTAATGTTCTCTGGGATCACACTTACTTTGTATGCACTGCTGACATTCAAATATCAGCCAGATGTtgttgtgattttattttcaactcCACTGGCCAAATTGTATGAACCACTCCACGCTGATCAGGTTCATGCAACTTGCTGGGTGAATCTTTCAGGCAAAAATTATCATCTTATGATGACCTTCTTCCTATGTCTCCCCAGTGATTCAATTTGAATGTATTCTGATTTACAAAGGAAATCAGGGTTTCTAAATCTGATTAATTACAGTCACTAAACATGCAATAAATTGCAGTAAGCTTATATATACAGAAGGATTCTCCAGTCTTATAAATACTAGAACTTTCAAATGGAGCAAGCTCTTATtcattttgaattctttttttaatagcaatcAGAATCCCTGCTTTGAGGATGACTTCTCATATTCAGCACCATCTATACTTGTTCTTGTACCTGTATGTAAACCGACACAAGGTAAATTGGTCACAAAGTAATTGCTTAAATTATGCTACGGGAGTTTCATGCCTCATACTGGGAaaaatttctcctcagaaagatGATGAGGAATCGGAACAGGCAGCCCGTTGAGGTGGTGGATTCCCTGAGGGTGcgcaggccttgcagagagatctggacaaaCTGAGGGGgtgcttttataatttctttgggGAGCCCAGGTGTCTGATCATGCATCTTTGAATCATGGCTGGCgatcagtttccttttatagaTTCCTTCCAATTGTTTTTTTAGCCCTAACCTGCATTGTTTCTGCTGGAGCCCTCGGGTACACATAAGATGTTCAGGTAGCACATGCTGCCAGCGCGGATCCGGGTCTCGTTACTCAGCCAAGCCAATTGAATGCTGTGAAGCACACCTTCCAAAATACGGATTAAAGGAACCTCGGCTCTGACAACACCACACAAGcacaagattttgtttgcttttgatttaatagcatatctttctcttttagtaacACTTCCGGTGATGcatgaataaacagaagcaatctattaaaaaatgtccGATGCAAACAAAATTCTCCCCGGGAGGATACTGTGGAAGACcgtgctgaagtctaggtagactacctcagcagcctttccctcatctacccatCCGGTCACacggtcatagaaggagatgatgttgggcaagcacaacctgcctttcatgagccCGTGCTGGCCGGGCCCGATCCCCTGGATGTCATGCACGTGCCGTGTGATGTGTACGGAGATGATTTGCTCcgtaactttccctggtaccgaggtcagggaagagacaggagagaggagagtggaggaGTGCAGTGATGCGGCTGtgcttgtgacagcagcagacgcGTCAcagcgggggggcggggcgttGTCAGGAGGCTGTCAGAGTAGAGGCAGCGCTGCGGCACTTTGGCCTAGGCCTTCGGTGAGTGCGGTACGCACCTGCTAGCGGCTATGGCTCGGGTGGCTCGGGTGGTCTTCATCACCCTGGCGTTGATCGGAATCGTCCCTTTGGTAATTCTGCTCGTAAATGGCGATGTGCATGAGCACATTCAGCTGTATACGGAGCAGCCGAGTCCGGACATGGCTCAGCCACTGCACGGCACGGAGCAGGGGAGCCAGGGGCCGAGCTGGGAGGCCAAGGGAGCCCTGCTCCTTgatgccctgctgcagtggcgGCTCTGGGTCTTGCCCGGAGTCCTTATCCTGTTCTTTGGCTTCCTGTGCTGCGTCAGGAAAACCAACTACTTGccagagagcagaagcaagttTGGGGTCTGTGTTGCAACCCTTGCCGTCTTCCTTACGCTCCTCTTCCTCAAGATAGCGCAACGTACGCTGGCCGCTGGCGACAGCGACCAGCAAAGttccagcagcgaggaggaggaggaggaggaggaggacgaggaagaggaagaggaagaggacagtgACTTGGACGAGACACGCGACGTAGGCAGAGTTTGGGCCGACAGCACCCAGTGGCCAGCGCCACACGCGGCCGGCAAGTgccagctggtggaggagctggtggacgACCTTCTTCGTGCCTGCCGAGGAAAAACGTGCCACAGCTTCGTGCCCCGGCTGCAGCCGGCCATCGGGGTGGCCTGCGTCTGTGAAGGATGGAGTGCCCAGGAAGACAACGTCATCTACCGCCTGCTCGTGCCCATGAGAGCTCCCCCTGGGCACGCCTTCCGTGTGGAGCTGGGCAACCCAAAGGGGGCATCAAAAAGGAAGTCCTGTCTGCGTGTGGAGCTGGAGTGCATGTGTGCGAGGGAGCGGCTGCTGGGggacatgctctgctttctccaccacACTCGGAGGGAGCTGAGAGAAAACCAGGAAGCCAGCCTCCTCAACACCTTGTGCAGGGCCTCCTACCTGGACGTGCAGAAAACCACGCGCTGGTTCCAGCAGCGGgtgaaagcagcctggaaatGTCTGCCTCAGTCGCGTGACTGgggcctggagctggtgccCTCCGACCACTCCTGCAAGATCAAGCTGACCCCCCCCTCCAAGAGCACCTTCACCATCGAGATGACTCTTGGGGTGCAGCTTGATGAATCGGGCACGTTCCTGAGCTTTGACTAGGCTCAGACTATGCTTCCgtcttcttctctgtttctgtctttccaagTATGTCCTTCTCTCTCTTAAATAAAACTAATAGTAGTATTAACCATACCAGCGCTCCTCTCGTTCTTCCCGCTGAGCACCGATGCTGAGCACGTAGGGatgtgctgtgagaagagaggagcaCACAAAAGCGTGGCACTGACCTGTACCATGCAGGACTTAAGCTCTTCTGCCTACGCAGGTAAACCCACTATGAGGGGACCTGCTGAAAACTCAATTATCCCAGTTCCTGCATCATCACAGAGCATCGCCGTGTCTTATTCAAGCCGCCGgaccttcctctgtgcttggcGTAAGGCAGATGGCTGTGTCAGCATCAGGGAAGGGAGATCTGGTACCTCagcaagcagggagaaaatatgatcaAACAGCTTGTGGGTTGAGACAGGGACAGGGACATCTCTCACCAGCTACCATCCCAGCTTTTGGAAGACAAAGTCAATTTATTGCCAGTTAATGACAGGgttgaacagtgaaaacaaagcaaatctaaaaaaaacccacttttcTCCTACAACCTCTACTCTCAAGGCTCAACTTTACGCCTGAAACTTCAACCACCTCCCCGCAAgatgagcaggagggacaggggatggggctgtggtcagtccttAATGTTtcgtctctgctgctcctccgtGGCCACTGTCTTCCCCCATGAAGGATGCTGCTGAATCCAGAACTGATCCTGTCtgagcttcccacaggctgcagcgctccaagccctgccccagcacggcTTTGAACCGTGAGGTGTATctgtcaggcactgctccaccCAGGTCCCCGTGGCTGGCAGCTCCCCCTGGCCTCCGCCCCCACTGCGGGCTGCTCtccgtgggctgcagctccagcccagggctgctccatgtgctttggcctcctccaggcctcGTCCACTGCTGCACCGTGGGCTCCTTCCTGGCTGTGCGTGGAGGTCTGCCCTGCGCAGTGCccacgggctgcagggggacagcctgctccaccatgtggagcagaaatggctgcagagaCATTGAATGCCTTCCTCACCACTGTCTTCAACGTGGATGATGAGCTCTGGGAAACCCAGAGACATGAGTTGGAGGACTGTGACTGTGATAAGAATAAACCCCCGGACAACCCCAAACGTGTGTagggtttgctgctgcagctggatgcatgCAAGTCTACGAGACCCGCACGGGTTCATCCCGTGGAACTGCAAGGAGCTCCATAGGACTCCATTTCAGGGCCAGTTGTCTTTCACGTTTTCCGCACTTG of the Gallus gallus isolate bGalGal1 chromosome 1, bGalGal1.mat.broiler.GRCg7b, whole genome shotgun sequence genome contains:
- the LOC124417273 gene encoding inositol 1,4,5-trisphosphate receptor-interacting protein-like 1 isoform X1, which codes for MMLGKHNLPFMSPCWPGPIPWMSCTCRVMCTEMICSVTFPGTEVREETGERRVEECSDAAVLVTAADASQRGGGALSGGCQSRGSAAALWPRPSIAQRTLAAGDSDQQSSSSEEEEEEEEDEEEEEEEDSDLDETRDVGRVWADSTQWPAPHAAGKCQLVEELVDDLLRACRGKTCHSFVPRLQPAIGVACVCEGWSAQEDNVIYRLLVPMRAPPGHAFRVELGNPKGASKRKSCLRVELECMCARERLLGDMLCFLHHTRRELRENQEASLLNTLCRASYLDVQKTTRWFQQRVKAAWKCLPQSRDWGLELVPSDHSCKIKLTPPSKSTFTIEMTLGVQLDESGTFLSFD